From the genome of Cryptococcus tetragattii IND107 chromosome 8, whole genome shotgun sequence, one region includes:
- a CDS encoding ATP-dependent RNA helicase MAK5, whose translation MAKIDKKTKLKLKKKSVRPSAKSTAEQKPKKYVAANSLTWKPVKTSSFSGIDGGGGMMMLEELEDVGIEWEEADGGRKVAKFVEVESKMSKGKKKAAQEEPEQEEQGDNVEASLESEYKEAEESDGKETAEEDDEEEFPDFAGFAEEDLNAADEEEHPDSDDEPVFNDDLLPEWSSISLHPALKRSFLASSFTAPTAIQSRAIPAGITGRDVVGVAETGSGKTLAYALPILHYLLGQRKPRAGIKRPLSALVLCPTRELALQVMDHLNALLKHALATSDGEKPQGPPRISVGSVVGGLSAQKQKRILDRGCDVIVATPGRLWDLIKADDELATSVRTLRFLVIDEADRMIENGHFAELESIVKLTQRSTVKQGPDDDDPVFQAMATIFEESVARDDMQTYVFSATLSKDLQTNLKRRSRSWKGKGKRSSTLEDLVEKLDFRDENPEVIDLSPEGGVVSSLRESMIESTKADKDLYLYYFLLRYPGRSIIFVNSIDSIRRLLPLFTLLQLPIFPLHSHLQQKQRLKNLDRFKSNPNGILIATDVAARGLDIPHVDHVVHFNLPRTADAYIHRSGRTARAQNEGFALQLVSPDEKSVQRALMKSLERTHELPDLSIEAGFLPSLRERLRVATEIEKAQHRATKATHDKNWLLEAAEAMDIDIDPSMLDGEDDDPDAPYYKPKKQDRSKGKASVENLKMELKALLQEKLVARGVSIRYPTSGSKVIVDDLIKSTGHGTLLGASTSKAYDQVEKTGKRKLGSGRSGVVKKKKVTAR comes from the exons ATGGCGAAGATTGACAAGAAAaccaagctcaagctcaagaagaaatctGTGAGACCGTCAGCTAAGTCCACTGCTGAGCAGAAGCCCAAGAAGTATGTCGCGGCCAACTCGCTCACATGGAAGCCCGTCAAAACTTCAAGCTTCTCTGGCATTGACGGTGGCGGCGGTATGATGATGCTTGAGGAGCTAGAAGATGTCGGGATAGagtgggaagaggcggatggtgggaggaaggtagCAAAGTTTGTCGAGGTGGAAAGTAAGATGAGTAAAGGCAAGAAAAAGGCAGCGCAAGAGGAACCcgagcaagaagaacaaggagatAATGTGGAAGCTTCTTTAGAAAGTGAATATAAGGAGGCTGAAGAGTCTGATGGCAAAGAGACCgctgaggaggatgatgaagaagagttccCCGATTTCGCAGGGTTCGCTGAAGAGGACCTCAATGCTgcagacgaggaggagcatCCTGATTCAGATGACGAGCCTGTTTTCAACG ATGACCTACTCCCCGAATGGTCTTCTATCTCCCTTCATCCCGCCCTTAAACGTTCTTTCCTTGCATCCAGCTTCACCGCTCCTACTGCGATCCAATCTCGGGCCATTCCCGCTGGAATTACTGGTCGAGACGTCGTTGGTGTCGCCGAAACCGGTTCGGGTAAAACACTCGCCTACGCTTTGCCCATCCTCCACTATCTGCTCGGTCAGCGCAAACCGAGGGCTGGCATCAAGCGCCCTTTGTCCGCTTTAGTCCTCTGTCCTACAAGAGAACTTGCTCTGCAAGTGATGGACCATCTTAATGCCTTGTTGAAACATGCACTCGCCACTTCGGATGGGGAGAAACCTCAAGGTCCACCTAGAATTAGTGTCGGCTCCGTTGTTGGTGGTCTCAGTGCCCAAAAACAGAAGAGGATTTTAGATAGAGGATGTGATGTTATCGTTGCAACTCCTGGTCGATTATGGGATCTTATCAAGGCT gatgatgagctcgCAACTAGTGTCAGGACATTAAGGTTCTTGGTTATCGATGAGGCGGATCGAATGATTGAGAATGGGCACTTTGCGGAGTTGGAGAGTATTGTCAAACTTACTCAACGTTCTACTGT CAAACAAGGccctgatgatgatgacccCGTCTTCCAAGCCATGGCCACTATTTTTGAAGAGTCAGTGGCTAGAGATGACATGCAGACCTATGTTTTCTCTGCTACTCTTTCTAAAGATTTGCAGACGAACCtcaagaggaggagcagatcttggaaagggaagggaaagaggtcTTCTACTCTCG AGGATTTGgtggagaagcttgatTTCAGAGATGAGAACCCCGAAGTTATTGATTTGTCCCCTGAAGGAGGTGTTGTTTCCTCATTAAGGGAGAGCATGATCGAGTCTACAAAGGCCGACAAG GACCTCTATCTCTATTATTTCCTCCTCCGATACCCAGGCCGATCAATTATCTTTGTTAACTCTATCGACTCCATCCgccgccttctccctcttttcactctcctccaactccctattttccctcttcactcCCACCTGCAACAAAAACAACGTCTCAAAAACCTCGATCGATTCAAGTCTAATCCCAACGGTATCTTAATCGCCACCGACGTCGCTGCGCGCGGTTTGGATATCCCCCATGTTGATCACGTTGTTCACTTCAATCTGCCCCGAACAGCCGACGCGTACATTCACCGCTCAGGTCGTACTGCTCGAGCACAAAATGAAGGCTTTGCTCTACAACTTGTGTCTCCGGATGAAAAGTCTGTCCAGCGCGcgttgatgaagagccTTGAGCGAACGCATGAGCTACCCGATCTTTCTATCGAGGCCggtttccttccttctcttcgtGAGCGGCTGAGGGTGGCAACTGAGATTGAAAAAGCACAACATCGGGCGACCAAAGCAACGCACGATAAAAACTGGTTACTCGAAGCTGCAGAAGCAATGGATATTGATATCGACCCTTCAATGcttgatggagaggatgatgatccTGATGCCCCGTATTATAAACCTAAAAAGCAGGATAGGAGCAAGGGGAAAGCATCTGTGGAGAATTTGAAAATGGAGCTGAAGGCTTTGCTGCAGGAGAAGCTCGTCGCAAGGGGTGTGTCGATCAGGTATCCGACAAGTGGGAGTAAAGTCATCGTGGATGACCTGATCAAATCAACCG GTCATGGAACGTTGTTGGGCGCGAGCACGAGCAAAGCGTACGACCAAGTGGAGAAGactggaaaaagaaaattgGGATCGGGAAGATCGGGAGTTGttaagaagaagaaggtgacgGCACGATGA